In the genome of Fimbriimonadia bacterium, the window TCCAGTGACCGATGCCGATCGCACCGAGCACCGCCACCGCCATCAGGACGTTCATGTTTGCCGTGCACCGCTTCAGCGAGGCGAGCGCGCCCTGGAAGATGGGCCAGCCCTCGACCAGGACCACCGGCAGCAGGAGTAGCCAAGCCAGCGGCCAGTGTAAGTAGTCGCCGACGGTGCCCAGCATTAGCAGCGCGCCGGTTAGGGGCAGGCGCACGAATGGAGGCACGATGAGCCTCGATCCGGGGGCCACCGGTGCGAAGCCGGCACGCCGGAGGGCGTCCGCGACGCCGCGAGGGCCGATGCGCGCACTGTCATACTCGACGAACAGCTTCTTCGATGTGTAGCTAACGGAAGCGTGATTGACCCCTGGCAGGTCGGCTACCGCCTTCTGCACCTTCTCGGCGCAGGAGGGACAGTCGAGGCCCGTCAGACGCAGTGTCTCGTGCACCACGCCGTCTGACACCCCGGCACCCACGCGGTCGAGCTGCTCTCGCCAGGTGTCATTGCTTCCGTCGGTATCCACGTCGGCGGAGCGGCGGTCCAGTGTTGGTCGGATCGCCTGCACGCCGCGAACGCCTTGCGCCCGCTCGAGGAACCGGTCTAGGCAAGCGTCGCACTGCGCTGCAGTAGGGACCGATTGGGAGAGATCGAAGTTCTCGGTCGCCAACTAACGCGCCTCCGTCACGTGTGCCAAGCCTTGCTGCACCAGCCGCCGGACGTGCTCGTCGTCCACCGTATAGTAGACATGCTTCCCCTCCCTGCGCGAGCGGACGAGCCGCAGTGCCCTGAGGAGCCGGAGCTGGTGGGAGCAATTCGACGGAGTGATGCCAAGTGCCTCGGAAAGTTCACAGACGCACAGCTCGTC includes:
- a CDS encoding helix-turn-helix transcriptional regulator, with the translated sequence MSSLTQSLEDANAPPNEGQIVQLADIFAALGDPTRLRIVSAIAQDELCVCELSEALGITPSNCSHQLRLLRALRLVRSRREGKHVYYTVDDEHVRRLVQQGLAHVTEAR